The Salvia miltiorrhiza cultivar Shanhuang (shh) chromosome 2, IMPLAD_Smil_shh, whole genome shotgun sequence DNA window ggataatttatatcctgattaatccaatactgaaaatcaaacgggccctAAGAGGGAgagacacggattttaagacaaaattgttgagtgtattagaAGTGGTGAAAAATTGTTAAACTGCAATTATTTACAATCGGTTGTCAAAAGTTGCAactaaaagacaaaaaaattgtaaaaataaaaagacagaaaaaaataaaatgaataacaTGTCATGTGCATAGTGCACAGACCAACCTTAAACAATCAATTCTCTCGCTTATTATCATGAcatgttaattataaaatatatatataacaataaataatagtataataaaatatattttaggtTGAAGTAGATTATTGATAAaacataatataaaataattttattattaaagggttaaggtgcagataggcccctcaagtggaggcccttagagcgtttcaggccccttactaactgtgtgtgcaaattggcccccgaactcaaaaaaacggtgcagatcggcccctctgacttaacaccgttatggacCGTTAGtaaagggggcgatctgcaccgttttttcagagttcaggggctaatctgcaccttttaactttttaattaattcatctctctcgctcaaaatttgatcgtcgttgtcgctgattcaagctccggcgaggccggcggagggcgtcgcccctttctttctctcttgggccctaaacctcggagctcgctcgactACACACActtagcgtcaaggacgagccttaattctcccattccgtcgaaaatcgccgccgcaatatccggtgaacccgccacctggcttttctcgatgaggagtcgcctagcttttctcgataaggagtcgcctctttctctcaaatccggcgaaatcCGGGGAAaaaggccgacgatgcccgtcgccatctacactatcggcgtgctgttgaaggacgccttcaaatcagagaccatggccaacatgatctcgatctcgattggggtcacgatcaccgcctacggcgaggcgaagttcgattcgttgggggtgattctgcaattgggggcggtgacgttcgagggagaattcgagtttccatttcaattatgtgattttcgggagcaatgacgccgatttggaattcccgatttggggcttgggaacttgatttcgtgattttcctcatctgacggcgattgacgccggaaaagttggtTGGAGAAtatgagatgtgattttttttaatgaacggtgtgtgcagattagcccccgaactccaaaaagggaaaatgtgtagattagcccctgaactccaaaaaaacggtgcagatcgccccctctgactaacggcccataacggtgttaagtcagagggggcgatctgcaccatttttttgagttcgagggccaatctgcacacacagttagtaagaggactgaaatgctctaatggccttcacttgaggggcctatctgcagcTTAACCCTTTATTAAAAGGTTGGGTTAAGATGAGTTGTTGATAAAGATAGTcttataattagtattaaaattggtgaaaagatgaaaaataagaataattaggGTATTATTAGTGTTGGAGTAATGTCCCAAAATGGatatgaagttatttggggggacgatccaaaaaagaaagataggaaattatttgggggacgaagggagtatataatttaaGTGGTGGATATTACTATAAGAGATTGAGACATGAATGagtacaaaaatatattttattgaacttaAGATTAATATGAGTATCTAAATTATAAACgggaataaatatataaatttgtaacaacttatatttataaaattaaatgagtTTGTGTAAGTAATCAAAATTGGGACGAGTATGAGTATATACATTTTAGACGGGTAAGAACATTTATCAACATGCCTTCgtggaattttttttcatactttaattattttgttattcaaATTATTTGGGTATGAGTAACATACATTTTTGACTGGTACAAACATTTTATTAACAtgtttacatgatttttttatatacataaTTATCTCTTAATTTTGTATATGGATGTTTATTCTTTAATATTCGAGTCTCTGATGAGACGGATAATCAATTATTGTCATaagttatatttgtaaatataaatATGTGTGCATATTGAACATAAGTTACTATACATTTTTGTGATGAGAACAAATAGTAAAATCATCATTTGCATAGCAAATTCATtactttaatataaatattattttatttattataattataaatataattaaagtaAGTACCcttcgaatttcgacgggttacacactagttttGGTAACAGGGAAGTGCCCACAAAGTTCCAATAAACATAAAACTGAACAATAAAATAACTCACAGCCTGTCCTCAAACTCAGAGAGAGGTGTCATCTGCTCCTTCAAACCCTTTCTCTTGCGAATATCAGCAACGAGGGTAGAAGCCTGGGTTCCCGCTTCAAGAGGATCGGAAGCCATCATCTCCCAATGATCAAACACGGCCTGTGGGAACGCTTGACCAGAGGTGGCAGCTCTCAAAGTACTTGAGAAACCAAAGGATTCAATAACAGGAAGGTAAGCCTTGATGTTGTAGAGAGGGGTGCCCGGCCTCTGCATTTCCTCAAACACATGACCACGCTTCTGATTCAGCACACTGTAAATTCCACCAAGAGCTTGCTCCGGTGCCTGGATCTCCACAAGATACACGGGTTCCAAAAGGCGAGGCTTGGCTGTGATCTGGGAGGCATAGATGACCCTCCTAGCAGTGGGAATAACCTGCCCACCTCCTCTGTGAATAGCATCAGCATGGAGAACCACATCACACACTTCAAAGCAAATGCCTCGCATGTTCTCTTCGGCCAACGCCCCTTCTTTAGACGCCCACTGGAAACCGGCGACAACAGAGTCCTTGATTTCGTTCAAGTACTGGACTCCCTTACACATATCCACAACCATGTTGGGCCCAGTAGTTTCAGGACCAAAGCACCAAATTTTCTTAGCAAGTTCTTTGTCCCACCCAAATTCCTCTGCCAAGATCTTAGACCGAACCTTGGGATCATCCCTCGGACCAATGCGTCCATCATCAATGGCCTCAGCAAGTCCCTCTTCCATCGGTCTGGCTTCCATGTACAGACGGTTGTGCTTGTTAGGTGATTTGCTCATCACGGTACGGCACGACCTCTCCAGGACCGTCTCACGAAAGGAAACCACAGGATCGGATTTTATAATCTCAGCCCCGCCCATAAAATCATCCTGCAAGTCCTTCAAACAGATCTCAAGGTGCAACTCCCCAGCACCAGCGACAATATGCTCACCAGATTCCTCAATAGTACAGACAACCATGGGATCAGACTTGGCCAAACGCTTCAAACCTTCAACAAGCTTGGGTAGGTCAGATGCAACCTTGCACTGCACAGCAACTCGAACAACAGGTGAGACAGAAAACTTCATGGCTTTGATGGGATGAGCATCAACTTCTTTCTCGTTCGTCAGGGTAGCATTCTTGGTAATAAATTGATCGAGCCCAACCAGAGCAACTGTATTTCCACAAGGTACATCTTCCACTGTTTCCTGCTTCTTACCCATCCAAATGACAGTTCTCTGGACGCTCTTGGTATACAAGTCCTTTTTCTCACCAGGAACGTAGTTCGGGCCCATGATTCGAACCTTCAACCCTGTTGAGACTTTTCCAGCAAACACACGGCCGAAAGCAAAGAACCTACCTTTGTCAGAGGCTGGAATCATCTTAGACACGTAGAGCATGAGAGGACCATTAGGATCACAGTTCCTGATAGCAGTTGCATACTGATCATCCAGAGGTCCCTCGTATAGGTTCTCAACACGATACTTTTGAGCTGTAGCTGGTGAGGGAAGATGGAATATCATCATTTCCAAGAGGGCAGAGCTGGCAGGAAGCCATGTTTGCATGACACGCTTCATTAATGCTTTGCCCATCAAATCCTTCTCCTCAGACTTCATCGTTATGCCAAGCTTCTGCAACATTGGCCACAACTTGTCTTTCTGGTCATTCATGCAAGTGTTGATGATCTGTTTGATGGGTTCGTAACAGAACTGAACAAAACCACGCTTGCAGGTGGCAGATCCAGTATTCTTGGTGGTCCACTTTTTGGTAGCTGGGTCAAAGAAATTCTCTCCCCAAAGCCTTTCCATCATCTTGGACTCATCAACACCAAACTTGGCAGCGTACATCTTAGCGAAGTTTGTCAAAGTAAAAGCCCAACCGTGCAGACCAGCAGAAAAGGCAACAGTGCCTTTCTCTGGGTAAACCTGAACATCACCAAGTAAGGGATCCTCGTATGTGGCCATGATGACGTTGGCATTTTCAATCACCCTCTGAAATGTCTGGTAAGCTTCCTCTCCATCCACTTGGAGTTCAAGGAAACACCTGTCCATCTTGTTAACAGTCAAGACAGGCCTAATTCTTTCACCAAGTGCCTGTCGAAGGACAGTCTCAGTCTGGACACACACACCTTCAACACAGTCCACCACGACAAGAGCACCATCAGTGATGCGAAGAGCAGCAGTCACTTCAGAAGAGAAATCAACGTGCCCAGGTGAATCAATAAGATTGATAAGGTAATCATTGAGGTGCCGTTCTCCCTTGTAGCTCTTCAAGGACTCATCACTCATTTGATAATACAATGAGATACCAGTTGACTTGATAGTGATACCGCGTTCAGCTTCATCAGCTCTAGTGTCTGTCATTCTAACATCCCCAGCAACCTCTTGGGCAATGATACCAGCAGCCGCAACAAGAGAATCTGTAAGAGTGGACTTCCCTGCGACACCATTCACAGGTAAGTAATACTTCATCTTTCACACCAGACAATCACGCCAGACAAATCATTCAGAATGGACATGATTGTACAAAAAATTACAATACTGCAGATTGCTTACCATGATCAACATGGGCAATAACAGACATGTTACGAATGTTATGCTTGTGGTCCATAATCGCACGGAGCTCATCTGCTGTGAACTTCACCTGCAAACATCAATCGTGTACATAATGTtagataaattacataatttgaTAGCTAGATTACAACTTACTACTGAATGTTATTCTGTCAACGTACCATTTTGACGAATTCTAATAGTTTCACAAGTCAGCCAAATTACCTGCAATCAGGaacataaatataattgagAATCTAAACAATCAGCACCATAAATGTAGACGTAGTTGAGAATCTAAACAAAAAGGATATGAATATCAGCTCCTGCCAGCATGTCAGAAAAGTAACTATTTGAAGAATATCCCAACCATCACAATAAATCACAGAATATTTCTGATATACTATTCAGTATTATTCCTCAATGTAAGACTATTAAGCATGCTGCATCATATTATACAATCAACACACAAAAATGATAAAACTTAGTCGTGAATATTCTGAAAGTTAATAGCACAAATGCTTCAATTAAAACAGACAAAAAAATGCTAGACCAAACACAACAAGCAAAACATCTCCAACTTCTTTCAAACGAACTCAGAACACACATTAAAATTCCAAGTTAAATTCACGATAAATTAAGCAACCAACTGGAGAAAGTCAATCAAGCGAGGGAAAAACTCACTTCAGATGGGAGGGTTGAAGAGTCTTGAGGGTTGAAGAGTCCTGAGGCTGCagatagaaaagaaagaaagatataGTGTGAGGCGAATTCCTCAATCCCTAACctatatatacattttaaaaGGGAGGTGTGTGTAAATAAGTATAATTAAAAGGGTACAATtagaattggaaaaaaaaaattatattctccACAACTATAAAACGTGGACAAcactttattattataaaactgttaatttatatatatatatatatatatatataaataaaaaagaaaaagaaaaaaaacctaCATGAACATTTGGGGGAGCCAAATTATCGATTGAGGGGatccattttttttcaataaaatacatttcaaattgatttttaagTTCGTACAaaacaatttcaaaataataaaatggaTAAAACTTTGTCAGGAaaagtaactttcaatatcaaattcaagaaataaatttatataatccAATCTAAACgtaatatgtataaattaattatatgttcaCCTCTTCAAAACATCGATTCAACTCTAAAGTTTACATATCAATTACTCCTATAATATAAAATAGATCAGCACGATAATGATGagaataatatcatatttttttaatgggttaagtaccaaattcccccaatcgatggcgtccctatcgcgtacaggaccTTATAGTCAAGATAAGCATTGTTCACTAACTCAACGTGGTAAAATCGAACCAATTTTCCCCCCgcgttttaacaccgttaaaatGCCGttagaaaaattatttttaaatttttttaattaagatgggccccatatcttcttcttctctctcaatTTTGGCAGGGGGGGGGGGGCATTTGCTACCGGTCATTCTCTTATCCCCGACGCAGCTCGACACAGCTCAGTCACTGCCGCTGCTCCATCGCCCCGACAAGAAGCGCCGCCACCGATTACCTTCTTCTCCCCGACTCGACCCCAGACGCTGCGTGAACCCTGCAGTGGTCGTCGCCGTCGTCGCCTCCCTATCTTATTCTGGCGACTACAGTGGCCAGCGGATTcaaccacctctctctctctttctctctctctattcgaAGCAGTGATTAGTGCACGACGGCGACGACGGCGCCTAGCTGCTGCTGTGAGATAGGGAGGCAGGGGCTAGGACACGGAGGTCGGCGGTAGCTCGGAGCTATTGTCCGGCCGAATGAAGGGAGAGGGAGACCAGGGCGAGAGGCGGCGACAACCTTCGTTGTTGCTCGCCGGAATTGAGAGATGAGGCGACTACTGGTTGCGCGGCTGCCTTCTCCGCCGCGGAATGTGAATCGTTGCCGGAACATACAACGATATGGGCCTTGACTATAGGGTCCtttatgattaaaaattaaaaaaaataatttttctaacggcgttttaacaccgttaaaagGGGGGGGGGAAgaattggttcgattttgccacgttgaggtagtaaagaACGCTTatcctgactatagggtcctgtacgcgatagggacgccatcgataggggagaatttggtacttaactcttttttaatttaaagggaaaaggtgcagattggcccccgaagtagtagcccctatagcttataacccctcttactcactgtgtgcgCAACTAAACCCCGAACTCAAACAAACCGCTCAAATAAGCCCCTCTGACTAAACGACGTCTTCCCACCGTTAGTCaacccattttttattttattttttaatttactgtGGGGCCCACCCTTTGCATTTAATTCCCATCGTGTATCTCCGCTTCCTCTCCCAATCAGAGCTTTACTCCCTCTCCCGCTGCTCTTCATCCGCTTCCGACCCCAACCGCCGCGACAACGTCGTCATCCTAATTATCGACCGCTTCGTCTTCAACGAGTCTGCTGGCTCTCGGAAGCAGACCTACTCCCACCTCCGCCTCGCCCCCACCAACTCCTCGTCCGCCACCCCTCGCTGTCGCACGTCCATCTCCGCTCCACCGTTGCCGTCTATGGCGCCACCAACAGTAAATTCGATCCGGAAAACGCTGAGAATCACCAAATCATCAATCTCCTTAAGCAATTCCTCGTCGCGGACATGAACCCCGTGGATTTATTCCCCGTCGTCGCCGTCCCCGTCCAATGCGCCTCCGCCAGTACTCAAATGAAAACGTGACCGGCCCCATAGGACCGATTATTTAGGGAATGTGGGGGATTTAGCTGTGGAGGTTAGTGTTATTGATGCCAGCTATGCGGAGAGGTTGCAATTGCCAATGCCAATTTTAAGAAATTTTTCGCTCCACCGATGATTTCAATCACAAATTGGTCATTGAGTTCTCGAGGGCTACAGAAATTTTTAACAATTCAATTAAAGAAATTTTCACTGCAAGACGAAACTCAATCAGTAGTAAACCAAGTTTGCACAAAACAGATTGCACAAACAAGACAATATTTGAGAAAGCGAAAACCAGATGGATAGAAGTTTTCAAGCGTACTTAGACTTCTGCAGAGATTTCTGGTTCAATTTCTCAAACGATTACCATTGATCAGATTTTTTATCGTGGGCTCTTAGAAATAAGGGTTGTCGCTTGTTGTTCCCCTTCGATTGGAGAAAGCAGTTGCTGCTACTTCTGTtcggctgctgttgctgctgcggTTGCGTCGTGGAGGAGCGGCtggtggtgatggtggtggaaagtggcggcggcggtggagtgcGCCCcactttttaattaaataataagaaaaaggGTTGACTGACGGCCGtaaacggcgttaggtcagaggagGCAATCTGCACGGTTTTTttgagttcaggggtttagttgcacacacagtgagtaagaggggttatacgctatatgggctactacttcgggggccaatctgcacattttccctaatttaaataacatatttatcaaattacaaaaataactctactatttttttaatgtcggcggggaggggggtgggggtgTCCAATGACCCCCTGCCCACCCCTAGCTCTGCCCCCATTGGAAGAGAACAAAACTATAGTttgtttagaatttttttttaaataaaatatttttattttataatacatatatttttttatattagaaCAATTATCTTGACGGGTATTAacacatttttttatgttttgtgaTTATTGATATTTATCATTTACTATTGgtcatttactattattttaatatattaaatgtatttttttaccaATGATAAATTGCTTGAAACTATTAATTGTATTTCAAacttttttcctatttttcaaattataaatattttacattttcaaattatatatttctatttattttatattaaaaactTATTAATAGGACactatataattatcataaaataatagcataataattttaagaaacacTAATTCAATAATCTTAGctatttaattgaaaattataaattacaattatatGTATGGGGACTTCCTCAAACTCTCATCCAATTATTGATTATTAAATAATTCTTCaaactatatataaataaacgTTTGTACATATACTTTCTTGGGAATCACATCcaaaattaattatcaaatcTTACAGCCAATTATTTTGTATTATGGATGGGatgtatttttataaaagacaTGAAAtgggtaattttttaatttctgctATTCTTTGCACAAAACACAAGTTTTACAACTTTGTATGATTTCATcatgatatataatgaatttcaaataaataaataaattataattatatcaaccaaataatagtaatttttatttttcatttttatatttttttctctaaaGATCGGATATGTTTAAATTTttctttaagtttttttttcttacttgGTCCTCTtcgttttcttttatatttatgacattttgatttattatattatgcctttctattattttatgtataaaaattagggttaaggtacaaatccacccctaaactaaacacccctagagcgtatccTCCCCCCCCATTCTCGAACTTGGTTCAAATAAACCCCCAGAGTCCAAAAAAAAGTGTACATTTAAACCCAGCCACTAAACGTCCGTTTAACGccgtttatttaattttattattattattttccgGAGGGGCCCACCTCCAACATCTACCAATGGCTTTTTAATTAGAAGTTAGGGTTCAAATACTGCAAACCCTAATTCACGATTGCAGGTGTGATTCTTTGAGAGAATTGGAAGGAATTTTGTCGAATTAGCTTAGGGTTACTTTGGGATTTCTAAATTCGATCAAAGAACATGAGTTTGAACTCAGGATTTCGGTCTACTTTGTCGCGCGCTCGAAGGCAGATGCACACTGAGCATGGGAGTAATTACGTGTGTTGTCTTTGCGAATTTGAAGGCAAACAACTTAAAGCTCCGAGAATTACCTCGTGGACAGAAGATAACCCGGGGAGAAGGTTCTATGGTTGTAGAAATTGGAAGGTATGTCACTTCTTCTTTTACTCACTTGGTTGTGGTGAAAGTGTTGAAATTAACACTTTGATATTTGCTTTGTAGACGAAAAACTGCGGTTTCTTCGAATGGTATGACGAGCCAATGTGTGAGAGAGCTAGAGAAGTCATAAAcgagttgaagaatgaaaatatGAAGCTTCTAAAGATGCATCACAGTTCGGGCCCCCCCATGgatgtgaaaaatgaaattggTAGTCTTTGGAATGTAATGGAAGGGTCGAAGGAAGAATGCAGGAGGGTTAGAAGGAAAAATACCTTTGTTGTTATGGTTTTGATTGTATCTTGGTTGATGCTAGTAGATGTTGTTCTAGCATGAAGATAAATGTGTTTTGTCTCTTAGTCTTTCATTCATTttgtattttgtatttgttgCAATCAATGAATGAATTAAACTTGATTGACATACTCTAATTGAACCTTTGAATCTGAAATTTCATAGATGACAAACACGAAATCCATTCCATAAACTGTGTATGGTTTTACATGTttgaaaacacaaaaaaaagaTGACTTCCACAGTTAGTTTTGATCCAGAAAACACTGAAATTGAGTCTTATCCTAGCAAAACACAATGCCAAATGCCATTTCAACTAGTTGTTGTAGATCCAACAATTGAAATGACATTATTTCCTCTAGGTGATCTTCTGAGGATGTGTTGTTGCTTGTTGTTGGGGATGGATCCAACGATTACGGATAAGGACGTCAGGGTCGTCCGAtacgatgggcactagcaacttgaaacacgaacaacgttagagcccttcttGGAGCACcagtgggggtgtcgatggaagggcctccgacgctcaagtcagtaaacaatattaataaaaatcgtattgaaagcaattgaaataaatgaaaGAGTAAATCGGGTCGATCTGGTCGACGGAGTTGAAGGCGATTGAGCAATGAGCGAGGGCCGTTGGGTTGTCTCGGTTAATCTGATCACCGGAAAACCTAAGGCtgagagcgtggaggcagaaTAGTGCGAGTGGGGAGAGAAGGTGGAGAGAATGTGTTGGAGTGCGAATGACTGTATGGGTCGAATGACCTAGTTGGTTATTATTTATATCGTGATGgcctgacggctagggttttgctgCCATGTCTTCTTAAACCCTAGTCGTTCCGATATTCGTGGGATCGTATCACTGACCTTATTTCCTTCCTTCTTCCCCAAGTTGCTGCCCTCTCTAGGGTTTGGGTCGATGGGCCTTAATGACCTAAAGTACCGGGTTGGGctgaattaattgaaattaattcagTTTTTTGGATTGGGCTAGGTGTTTGGGCCgtgaatatttat harbors:
- the LOC131011155 gene encoding elongation factor 2-like, whose amino-acid sequence is MVKFTADELRAIMDHKHNIRNMSVIAHVDHGKSTLTDSLVAAAGIIAQEVAGDVRMTDTRADEAERGITIKSTGISLYYQMSDESLKSYKGERHLNDYLINLIDSPGHVDFSSEVTAALRITDGALVVVDCVEGVCVQTETVLRQALGERIRPVLTVNKMDRCFLELQVDGEEAYQTFQRVIENANVIMATYEDPLLGDVQVYPEKGTVAFSAGLHGWAFTLTNFAKMYAAKFGVDESKMMERLWGENFFDPATKKWTTKNTGSATCKRGFVQFCYEPIKQIINTCMNDQKDKLWPMLQKLGITMKSEEKDLMGKALMKRVMQTWLPASSALLEMMIFHLPSPATAQKYRVENLYEGPLDDQYATAIRNCDPNGPLMLYVSKMIPASDKGRFFAFGRVFAGKVSTGLKVRIMGPNYVPGEKKDLYTKSVQRTVIWMGKKQETVEDVPCGNTVALVGLDQFITKNATLTNEKEVDAHPIKAMKFSVSPVVRVAVQCKVASDLPKLVEGLKRLAKSDPMVVCTIEESGEHIVAGAGELHLEICLKDLQDDFMGGAEIIKSDPVVSFRETVLERSCRTVMSKSPNKHNRLYMEARPMEEGLAEAIDDGRIGPRDDPKVRSKILAEEFGWDKELAKKIWCFGPETTGPNMVVDMCKGVQYLNEIKDSVVAGFQWASKEGALAEENMRGICFEVCDVVLHADAIHRGGGQVIPTARRVIYASQITAKPRLLEPVYLVEIQAPEQALGGIYSVLNQKRGHVFEEMQRPGTPLYNIKAYLPVIESFGFSSTLRAATSGQAFPQAVFDHWEMMASDPLEAGTQASTLVADIRKRKGLKEQMTPLSEFEDRL